The proteins below are encoded in one region of Bacteroidota bacterium:
- a CDS encoding T9SS type A sorting domain-containing protein → MIPAILLTSLVYAQPVINSSHFPGIGTTIVDTELDAAALSEGSGGANQTWNFMNAVSLGNANQVDYVVASVTPFSSNFPLATIAGAIDPNGTVAYSYYNATSTLVELLGVAANQQGIDLIFTFSNPQTVMQFPTNSTTTWSDTYEASYSITNLGITVSTYRSGIANFASDGYGTLITPLATYSNVLRVKTQQAHTDSMVYVGIPLPPEISTYSSTSYNWFSADAGDLLNQFFISYDTTISQQGNSDNKTAFYQSLNSTSINQVMQQENSIVTFPNPTINMVQLLVNEMPAGDVQINVTDVTGKLVRTIPTKNLAKGKFNIVFDTDGMQKGIYAVTVIGGDTNYTTRIIKQ, encoded by the coding sequence TTGATTCCGGCTATACTTCTTACAAGTTTAGTATATGCCCAACCCGTTATTAATAGTTCGCATTTTCCCGGCATCGGAACTACCATAGTTGATACAGAATTAGATGCAGCTGCACTGAGCGAAGGCAGCGGAGGAGCCAATCAGACCTGGAACTTTATGAATGCAGTAAGTTTAGGCAATGCAAATCAAGTTGATTACGTAGTAGCCTCGGTAACACCGTTTTCGTCAAATTTTCCCTTGGCTACTATAGCAGGCGCTATTGATCCAAACGGAACAGTTGCCTATTCGTATTATAATGCAACTTCAACATTGGTGGAATTGTTAGGAGTAGCCGCAAATCAACAAGGAATAGATTTAATATTTACATTTAGCAATCCACAAACGGTAATGCAGTTTCCAACAAATAGCACTACGACATGGAGCGATACCTATGAGGCTTCTTACTCCATAACTAATTTGGGTATAACCGTATCAACTTATCGGTCAGGAATAGCGAATTTTGCAAGCGATGGATATGGCACCCTAATTACACCACTAGCAACCTACAGTAATGTGTTACGCGTAAAAACGCAACAAGCCCATACAGACTCCATGGTTTATGTTGGAATACCTTTGCCTCCTGAAATTTCAACATACAGTTCAACTTCTTATAATTGGTTTTCGGCTGATGCTGGAGATTTACTTAATCAGTTTTTTATTTCGTACGATACAACCATATCACAACAGGGTAACAGCGATAACAAAACCGCTTTTTATCAATCGCTTAATTCAACATCAATCAATCAAGTTATGCAGCAGGAGAATTCGATTGTAACCTTTCCTAATCCTACCATCAATATGGTGCAACTACTGGTAAATGAAATGCCAGCAGGTGATGTGCAGATTAATGTAACCGATGTTACCGGCAAATTAGTAAGAACAATACCAACAAAAAACTTAGCTAAAGGTAAGTTCAACATCGTATTTGATACGGATGGTATGCAAAAGGGAATTTATGCAGTTACCGTAATAGGTGGTGATACCAATTATACCACACGAATCATAAAGCAATAA
- the dusB gene encoding tRNA dihydrouridine synthase DusB, with product MGVKIGNIDLGTFPLLLAPMEDVSDPPFRAVCKQGGADLMYTEFISSEGLIRDAAKSVKKLDIFEYERPIGIQLFGSDIHSMEEAAAIADAAQPDLIDINYGCPVKAVACKGAGAALLQDIDKMVAMTQAVINKATRPVTVKTRLGWDDNTKNILEVAMRLQDIGIAALTIHARTRAQMYKGAADWTLIGELKNNPAITIPIFGNGDVDSPQKAKQMRDTYGVDGIMIGRGAIGNPWIFNQTKHYMQTGELLSAATVAERVEVCKQHLDFSIKWKNGVVGILEMRRHYSNYFKGLDHFKDFRMRLVRSNSLQEIYSIFDEILKYYEEIPVTV from the coding sequence ATGGGAGTTAAAATCGGAAATATAGACCTGGGGACATTCCCACTTTTGCTTGCCCCTATGGAAGATGTAAGCGATCCGCCTTTTCGCGCAGTATGCAAGCAAGGAGGTGCAGACCTTATGTACACTGAGTTTATTTCGAGCGAGGGTTTGATACGTGATGCTGCCAAGAGTGTAAAGAAGCTTGATATTTTCGAATATGAGCGTCCTATTGGAATTCAGCTTTTTGGCAGTGATATTCACTCCATGGAGGAGGCTGCTGCTATCGCAGATGCCGCCCAGCCCGATTTAATAGATATTAATTATGGTTGTCCGGTAAAAGCCGTTGCATGTAAGGGTGCAGGTGCAGCATTGTTGCAAGATATTGATAAGATGGTTGCCATGACACAGGCAGTAATTAACAAGGCAACAAGACCGGTAACTGTAAAAACGCGGTTAGGTTGGGATGATAATACCAAGAATATACTTGAAGTGGCCATGCGACTTCAAGATATTGGCATAGCAGCACTCACCATTCATGCACGTACCCGAGCACAAATGTATAAGGGCGCGGCAGATTGGACACTTATTGGAGAGTTGAAAAACAACCCTGCTATTACGATTCCAATTTTTGGAAATGGCGATGTTGATAGTCCGCAGAAAGCGAAACAAATGCGCGATACTTATGGGGTTGATGGCATTATGATTGGCCGCGGAGCCATTGGCAATCCGTGGATTTTTAATCAAACCAAACATTATATGCAAACCGGGGAGTTGTTATCTGCAGCCACCGTAGCTGAACGTGTTGAGGTTTGCAAACAGCACCTCGATTTTTCTATTAAATGGAAAAATGGTGTGGTTGGTATTTTAGAAATGCGCAGGCATTATAGCAATTATTTTAAGGGGCTTGATCATTTTAAAGATTTCCGAATGAGGCTTGTAAGATCAAACTCCCTGCAAGAAATTTATTCCATTTTTGATGAGATACTAAAGTACTATGAAGAGATACCGGTTACAGTATGA
- a CDS encoding T9SS type A sorting domain-containing protein yields MLWRYQWAGYSNRKWRWWRPYTYLWSNSGNTASIINLPAGTYTVTVTSGGGCTGTATVVVSTPAAISITMSSTPVSTLGGNDGTATAVVSGGTAPYIYQWNTVPAQTNATAVGLTAGNYLVNVTDASGCISQATVTVLSPNYSCNPATKPWRTEKIDTWNINPNGNATQAGTYLQNNFAAAFPGSLVVGGGCVGSKTLTLTSVTAVRNFLNGQSNAGSAVLPINFTNPTGVALNNKLAAQLVAMKLNLVFDLYDPNFAPLNTVWYGNALVQGLTGSMAVYNGQSVNTIFLDAQKKLGGCAGLTPTLTEFANVIEQLNLEYFGIVQNTSNAISIVCPLGNAKDIESSSMIIGMGVFPNPSDGIVNLSFEALESGTLEIAVYDLAGRAVFVKSEASFEGENMRTYNMQHLAKGAYILRARVSGFEQSFRVIMN; encoded by the coding sequence TTGCTTTGGAGGTACCAATGGGCAGGCTATAGCAACCGCAAGTGGCGGTGGTGGCGGCCCTATACTTACTTGTGGAGTAACTCTGGAAATACGGCATCTATCATTAACCTTCCTGCAGGAACATATACTGTTACGGTAACAAGTGGCGGAGGTTGCACAGGAACTGCTACGGTAGTGGTAAGCACTCCGGCTGCTATTTCAATTACGATGTCATCTACTCCTGTATCTACCCTGGGCGGAAATGATGGTACTGCAACAGCAGTTGTTTCAGGTGGTACTGCTCCTTACATTTATCAATGGAATACAGTGCCTGCTCAGACTAATGCAACGGCAGTTGGATTAACTGCAGGCAATTACCTGGTTAATGTCACAGATGCAAGTGGATGTATATCACAGGCTACGGTAACCGTATTATCGCCAAATTATTCGTGTAATCCTGCAACTAAGCCTTGGAGAACAGAAAAAATTGATACATGGAATATTAATCCAAACGGCAACGCTACACAAGCGGGTACCTACTTGCAAAATAATTTTGCAGCAGCATTCCCAGGTTCGCTTGTTGTAGGTGGTGGTTGTGTAGGAAGCAAAACACTTACATTAACAAGTGTAACGGCTGTACGTAATTTCTTAAATGGACAAAGTAATGCAGGCTCAGCAGTGTTGCCTATTAACTTTACAAATCCAACTGGGGTAGCATTAAATAATAAACTTGCTGCTCAGTTGGTTGCAATGAAGCTGAATTTGGTGTTCGATCTGTATGATCCTAATTTTGCTCCGCTTAATACCGTATGGTATGGTAATGCGCTTGTGCAAGGCTTAACAGGTAGCATGGCGGTATACAACGGCCAAAGCGTTAATACGATATTCCTGGATGCTCAAAAGAAATTAGGTGGCTGTGCAGGACTTACTCCAACATTAACTGAGTTTGCAAATGTAATAGAGCAATTAAACCTTGAATATTTTGGTATCGTACAAAATACTTCTAACGCTATTTCGATTGTTTGTCCTCTTGGAAATGCAAAGGATATTGAAAGCAGCAGCATGATTATTGGTATGGGTGTATTCCCAAATCCAAGCGATGGAATTGTAAATCTGAGCTTTGAAGCATTGGAAAGTGGAACACTTGAAATAGCCGTTTACGACTTAGCCGGAAGAGCCGTTTTCGTAAAGTCTGAAGCTTCTTTTGAGGGTGAGAATATGCGTACCTATAACATGCAGCATTTGGCAAAGGGCGCATACATTTTACGAGCAAGAGTTTCAGGATTCGAACAATCGTTCAGAGTGATTATGAATTAA